In the genome of Longimicrobiaceae bacterium, one region contains:
- a CDS encoding PKD domain-containing protein — protein sequence MPTVFARLCSLTLCCLAVLGIGACSDNSIAEPELGGEASGENRAAANAATPVTISDLQVATGYKYVVATGLEDGARAFIDRTFVYEDVPLALQGHTYIRTRQGDKEASPETLMSFRIDREAVVYIAYEGTPAPWIAEAGFEPIRDYLLIVKPSERLRHYLFAKVFPAGRVELGANDGSRREMYTVIVRPTGDGVQSVNAGGPYSGAAGTSIQFAGSAQTVPELDLPLTYTWDFGDGHTGAGPRPTHTYTAPGTYTAQLHVSDALGNTVTATAQVNVGNAPARAASQVSAGDAYACALRATGVVECWGQSEYGEAPASRTASTGRFVEVATHKNHTCALRDDGAVECWGNNGNGRAPALKTAATGVFTQVGVGQVHSCALRDDGVVECWGGNGYGQAPPTRLAGEGYFTQLAVGDDHTCALRIDGAVDCWGQLASTRTATSGRFVQVTAGDDHTCALRNDGVVECWFLNQYGQAPPTRTATTGRFVAVSAGGWHTCALRSDGVAECWGGNGWGQAPATQTSSVGQYHQLNGGYYFNCAVRSDYAFECWGRNKEGQARSEQRIVFTSPPPNPGYVGGRYPIAAVGGGSGSTVKFSSVTPGVCTLSGWTVWANATGTCTIAANQAGNSRYFPAPEVQVSFQARTPQTPSAPTNLSATAVSGPQVRLRWTDTSDREDSFRLMRRQQTSGGTWGEWGWIASPPQNAVEHTDSNVVSGLTYQYGVRACAGTSCTTWVFSTPVTVP from the coding sequence ATGCCCACGGTCTTCGCGCGGTTGTGCAGCCTCACGCTGTGTTGTCTGGCTGTTCTGGGAATCGGTGCCTGCTCGGACAACTCCATCGCCGAGCCGGAACTGGGCGGCGAGGCGTCAGGAGAGAATCGCGCGGCCGCGAATGCCGCCACGCCTGTCACCATCTCGGATCTCCAGGTTGCAACCGGATACAAGTACGTCGTTGCGACGGGTCTGGAGGACGGGGCGCGGGCCTTCATCGATCGAACCTTCGTCTATGAGGACGTCCCTCTAGCACTACAGGGGCACACCTACATTCGGACGCGACAGGGAGATAAGGAGGCATCCCCCGAAACGCTGATGTCGTTCCGGATCGACCGCGAAGCGGTAGTCTACATCGCCTACGAGGGTACGCCGGCTCCATGGATCGCCGAGGCCGGCTTCGAGCCCATTCGGGATTACCTGCTCATCGTCAAACCCTCAGAACGGCTTCGCCACTATCTGTTCGCGAAGGTCTTCCCTGCGGGGCGGGTGGAGCTCGGGGCAAACGACGGCTCCCGCAGGGAGATGTATACCGTCATCGTGCGGCCTACCGGTGACGGAGTCCAATCCGTCAACGCGGGAGGACCGTACAGCGGTGCAGCCGGGACGTCGATCCAGTTCGCAGGGAGCGCGCAGACGGTGCCGGAGCTCGATCTCCCGCTGACCTACACCTGGGACTTCGGGGATGGGCACACGGGAGCGGGCCCACGGCCCACGCACACCTACACGGCTCCCGGGACTTACACCGCCCAGCTCCATGTCAGCGATGCACTGGGCAACACGGTAACAGCGACAGCGCAAGTAAACGTGGGCAATGCACCGGCTCGCGCCGCATCGCAGGTAAGTGCAGGAGATGCATACGCCTGCGCATTGCGTGCGACGGGGGTAGTCGAGTGCTGGGGGCAGTCGGAATACGGAGAAGCTCCGGCTTCGAGAACGGCGTCCACGGGGCGCTTCGTAGAAGTGGCAACGCACAAGAATCACACTTGCGCCCTTCGCGATGACGGAGCCGTGGAGTGCTGGGGTAACAATGGCAATGGTCGCGCTCCCGCCCTGAAGACCGCCGCAACCGGGGTCTTCACCCAGGTTGGAGTGGGGCAGGTTCACAGCTGCGCCCTGCGCGATGACGGCGTGGTCGAGTGCTGGGGCGGCAACGGCTACGGCCAGGCCCCCCCCACACGACTTGCCGGGGAGGGCTACTTCACTCAACTCGCGGTCGGGGACGATCACACCTGCGCGCTCAGGATCGACGGCGCGGTGGACTGCTGGGGCCAGCTCGCATCGACGCGCACGGCAACCTCCGGCAGGTTCGTGCAGGTCACTGCAGGGGACGACCATACCTGCGCACTGCGGAATGACGGCGTGGTGGAGTGCTGGTTCCTGAACCAATACGGTCAGGCGCCGCCCACCCGGACCGCGACCACCGGTCGCTTCGTCGCGGTAAGCGCCGGCGGTTGGCACACGTGCGCGCTGCGATCGGACGGCGTGGCCGAGTGCTGGGGCGGCAACGGCTGGGGACAGGCGCCAGCCACGCAGACCTCGTCGGTGGGTCAGTACCACCAGCTGAACGGCGGGTATTACTTCAACTGCGCGGTCCGGAGCGACTACGCCTTCGAGTGCTGGGGGAGGAACAAGGAGGGGCAAGCGCGGTCGGAGCAGCGCATCGTCTTCACGTCGCCGCCACCGAACCCGGGGTACGTCGGCGGACGGTATCCCATCGCCGCGGTGGGTGGCGGCTCCGGCAGCACCGTGAAGTTCAGCAGCGTCACGCCAGGAGTGTGCACGCTCTCCGGGTGGACGGTGTGGGCCAATGCCACCGGCACGTGCACCATCGCCGCCAATCAGGCCGGGAACTCGAGATACTTTCCCGCTCCGGAAGTACAGGTGAGCTTCCAGGCGAGGACGCCTCAGACCCCCAGCGCCCCAACCAACCTGAGTGCCACCGCAGTGTCCGGGCCGCAGGTGCGCCTGCGCTGGACAGACACGAGTGACCGTGAGGATTCTTTCCGCCTCATGCGCCGGCAGCAGACGAGTGGCGGCACCTGGGGGGAGTGGGGGTGGATCGCTTCGCCGCCGCAAAACGCGGTGGAGCACACCGACAGCAACGTCGTGTCAGGACTAACGTATCAGTACGGGGTGCGGGCCTGCGCCGGTACCAGCTGTACGACATGGGTCTTCAGCACGCCGGTCACCGTTCCCTGA
- a CDS encoding FHA domain-containing protein, whose amino-acid sequence MVIATLTLVQPFAAALYAISPGRDWPVLLVAALLVTILVRRQLGLRSRQTSAARDPLLVFQAGGIKREELPADRLPHLKQVPHRAAASAGVVRTRRLGLPGSLDGAVEPRTPFPGSVSTEPPVRFGTPTDRQGSAGVFRRDQATWRANGPHRADFPTEHGFGDGAFGLAASNGTGEENALTVQLLPGSLTVVEGIDRGTEIRFVRHPGAANPEFTLGRAPNDSISHIQVRGASVSRTHARMRYLGDTWEIANLSATNPARVNGVGLGGPGEAQRLNTGDIIELGEVVLRYQNS is encoded by the coding sequence ATGGTCATCGCAACGCTGACGCTGGTGCAGCCTTTTGCCGCTGCTCTCTACGCGATTTCTCCGGGCCGGGACTGGCCGGTCCTGCTGGTCGCCGCGCTTCTGGTGACCATCCTGGTGCGCCGGCAGCTAGGCCTTCGCTCCAGGCAGACGAGCGCCGCCAGAGACCCGCTGCTGGTGTTCCAGGCCGGCGGGATCAAGCGCGAGGAGCTCCCGGCGGACCGCTTGCCCCACCTCAAGCAAGTCCCGCATCGTGCCGCCGCGTCAGCCGGAGTCGTGCGGACGCGGCGGCTGGGGCTTCCCGGATCGCTGGACGGCGCGGTGGAACCCCGAACACCGTTTCCTGGCTCGGTATCGACGGAGCCCCCGGTTCGATTCGGCACCCCGACTGATCGTCAAGGATCGGCTGGCGTCTTTCGGCGCGACCAGGCCACATGGCGTGCGAACGGACCCCACAGAGCGGACTTCCCGACGGAGCATGGGTTTGGCGACGGGGCGTTCGGCCTTGCAGCGAGCAACGGCACCGGCGAGGAGAACGCCCTCACCGTTCAGCTGCTCCCCGGCAGCCTGACGGTAGTGGAGGGAATCGATCGCGGGACCGAGATCCGCTTCGTCCGTCATCCCGGCGCCGCCAACCCGGAATTCACGTTGGGGCGCGCCCCGAACGATTCGATCTCGCATATCCAGGTGCGCGGGGCCAGCGTTAGCCGCACCCACGCGCGTATGCGATATCTCGGGGACACCTGGGAGATCGCGAACCTCTCCGCGACCAATCCGGCACGGGTGAACGGGGTCGGGCTCGGCGGGCCGGGTGAGGCTCAGCGCCTGAACACGGGGGACATCATCGAGCTGGGAGAGGTCGTGCTGCGGTATCAGAACAGCTAG
- a CDS encoding PKD domain-containing protein gives MDPETSGENRAVASAANTVNITDLQVATGYEYVVATGLTDSARTYIDRPYIYDEVPRFLQGATYIQTRQSDRIATLDTLMTFRIDREAVVFLTLRSGSEPEWFSQAGFRFVRDHLYINKPTQLGRTRLYAKVFPAGQVALPPIGDSHYDMYTVIVRPVGDGVLSADAGGPYSAAARTMVQFVGTAETAPEFDLALTYTWDFGDGHSGIGPGPGHTYESPGNYTARLEVTDSMGHTVTATAKVDASSAPWYTVSQVSTGEGYACAVRANGYVNCWGQSDYGADPSTKTPSVGGFVQVAAHKDHACALRDDGAVECWGNNVDGRAPALRTARTGVYTQVGVGDFQSCALRDDGAVECWGYEGELWRYPLEKGAQRGYFTQLAFGNRHICALRIDGAVECWGLYKSTRKPASGKFVQVTAGENHTCALRDDGGVECWYLNQFGQAPPTRSASTGSFVAVEAGAWHTCGLRSDGVAECWGGNGWGQAPATRTAFAGKYRQLSGGYYFTCAVRTDDAFECWGKHRENQALSEQRIVPTLLPPDTGYVGASYPMAAEGGGSPSPVRFRSQTRDVCRLSEGPTVSAIAPGICRIRLDQAGTWRYFGAPRVDVSFRVEVP, from the coding sequence TTGGACCCCGAGACCTCGGGAGAGAATCGCGCGGTCGCAAGCGCGGCCAACACGGTGAACATAACGGATCTCCAGGTCGCGACCGGCTACGAATACGTTGTTGCGACGGGGCTTACCGACAGCGCGCGGACCTACATCGATCGCCCCTACATCTACGACGAAGTCCCCCGATTCCTTCAGGGCGCCACCTACATCCAGACGCGACAGAGCGACAGAATCGCGACGCTCGACACCCTGATGACCTTCCGGATCGACCGCGAAGCGGTGGTGTTCCTGACCCTGCGCAGCGGATCAGAGCCGGAATGGTTCAGCCAGGCTGGCTTCAGGTTCGTCCGGGATCACCTTTACATCAACAAGCCCACGCAACTGGGCCGGACCCGCCTGTACGCGAAGGTCTTTCCGGCGGGGCAGGTCGCACTCCCGCCGATCGGCGATTCGCACTACGACATGTACACCGTCATCGTTCGCCCAGTCGGAGACGGCGTTCTGTCCGCGGACGCGGGCGGCCCGTACAGCGCAGCCGCCCGCACCATGGTCCAGTTCGTCGGGACCGCGGAGACGGCCCCCGAGTTCGATCTCGCGCTGACTTATACCTGGGATTTCGGGGACGGGCACAGCGGCATTGGTCCGGGGCCTGGGCATACCTACGAGTCTCCCGGCAACTATACCGCACGGCTCGAGGTCACCGATTCGATGGGGCACACCGTGACAGCCACGGCGAAGGTGGACGCCAGCAGTGCGCCGTGGTACACCGTATCGCAGGTGAGCACGGGCGAAGGATACGCCTGTGCGGTGCGCGCAAACGGATATGTCAACTGCTGGGGGCAATCCGACTACGGGGCGGATCCGAGTACGAAGACGCCCTCCGTTGGAGGCTTCGTGCAGGTGGCCGCCCACAAGGATCACGCCTGCGCCCTGCGGGACGACGGCGCAGTGGAATGCTGGGGCAACAATGTCGATGGACGCGCTCCGGCGCTGAGGACCGCCAGGACCGGGGTCTACACACAAGTGGGTGTGGGAGACTTCCAGAGCTGCGCACTACGGGATGACGGCGCGGTGGAGTGCTGGGGGTATGAGGGGGAATTGTGGCGCTATCCCTTAGAGAAGGGCGCCCAGAGGGGCTATTTCACTCAGCTCGCTTTCGGCAATCGGCACATCTGCGCGCTGAGGATCGACGGCGCGGTCGAGTGCTGGGGATTGTACAAGTCGACACGGAAGCCGGCCAGCGGCAAGTTCGTGCAGGTCACGGCGGGGGAAAACCATACCTGCGCCCTGCGAGACGATGGGGGCGTCGAGTGCTGGTATCTGAACCAGTTTGGTCAGGCGCCGCCCACCCGCAGCGCGAGCACGGGAAGCTTCGTCGCGGTGGAAGCCGGAGCCTGGCATACCTGCGGATTGCGCTCGGACGGGGTAGCGGAATGCTGGGGCGGCAATGGCTGGGGACAGGCGCCGGCCACGCGGACCGCCTTTGCGGGCAAGTACCGCCAGTTGAGCGGCGGATACTACTTCACCTGCGCGGTCCGGACCGACGACGCCTTCGAATGCTGGGGGAAGCACCGGGAGAACCAGGCACTCTCGGAGCAGCGCATCGTCCCCACCCTTCTACCGCCGGACACGGGCTACGTCGGTGCCAGCTACCCCATGGCCGCCGAGGGTGGTGGGTCCCCCAGCCCAGTGAGGTTCAGGAGTCAGACGCGGGACGTGTGCAGGCTCTCCGAAGGGCCAACGGTCTCGGCGATCGCCCCGGGAATCTGTAGAATCAGGCTCGATCAGGCCGGGACCTGGAGGTACTTCGGAGCGCCGAGGGTAGACGTGAGCTTCCGGGTCGAGGTGCCGTAG
- a CDS encoding response regulator, whose protein sequence is MANEQEIWIWSLETILTPDGFSVIRATTGAQVLEQVQVHDPDVVILHATLRDTSGIELCRQLREQQLVSPTTPILITTSGPCRRSDRLQVLHAGGWDYASLPLDAEEFIARLRVYLAARRSVSRSCSDGLMDPTTGLYDLRGILTRIREMGLAARRYARALGCATVSCAREPISVDRVTSALAREPLPARPEGRRPPDVLRSVVRGCDVIGQLAPNEYVILAPETELPGMLQLANRVIEAFEAESSGTDSPLPVRIGCFAVSDFSAAPMEPLEMLVRSTQALRMAQLPGSPPVQPFSNDSPA, encoded by the coding sequence GTGGCCAACGAACAGGAAATCTGGATCTGGTCTCTGGAAACCATCCTGACGCCGGATGGCTTTTCCGTGATCCGCGCCACCACGGGCGCCCAGGTCCTCGAGCAGGTCCAGGTGCACGACCCGGACGTCGTGATCCTCCATGCGACGCTCCGCGACACCTCGGGCATCGAGCTCTGTCGACAACTTCGCGAGCAGCAGCTGGTCAGCCCCACCACCCCCATTCTCATCACCACTTCCGGCCCCTGTCGCCGCAGCGATCGCCTCCAGGTCCTCCACGCCGGCGGATGGGACTACGCTAGCCTCCCGCTCGACGCGGAGGAGTTCATCGCCAGGCTGCGCGTCTATCTGGCTGCCCGACGCAGCGTCAGCCGCTCCTGTTCGGATGGCCTCATGGACCCGACCACTGGCCTGTACGATCTGCGTGGGATCCTGACCCGCATCCGTGAGATGGGCCTGGCCGCCCGCCGCTACGCCCGAGCGCTCGGGTGTGCCACCGTCTCCTGCGCTCGCGAGCCGATCTCGGTCGACCGGGTCACCAGCGCACTGGCTCGAGAGCCCCTTCCCGCTCGTCCCGAGGGCCGCCGTCCACCCGACGTCCTGCGGTCGGTCGTTCGCGGGTGCGATGTGATCGGGCAGCTCGCCCCCAACGAGTATGTGATCCTGGCCCCGGAAACCGAACTGCCCGGCATGCTGCAGCTCGCCAACCGGGTCATCGAGGCTTTCGAGGCGGAATCGTCCGGTACGGACAGCCCGTTGCCGGTGCGGATCGGCTGCTTCGCTGTGTCGGATTTCTCCGCCGCGCCGATGGAACCCCTGGAGATGCTCGTTCGCTCCACGCAGGCACTCCGCATGGCGCAGCTCCCCGGGTCGCCCCCCGTGCAGCCCTTCAGCAACGACTCCCCGGCGTGA